Within Psychrobacter sp. AH5, the genomic segment TTAAGCTCATTAGATAGTAGTCAACGCCGAGCCCTAATAGCTGCTGGCGAGCAAGCAGCTAATGAGCAAATGTTAGCTATCAAGCAACTGATCGCCGACAAAACTCAGAGCCTCTATTCAGAGTAGCTAGGCAAGGTCGTTGGGCAAAGTGATTGGTTTCTGTTGTATTTATCTCTTAGCATTTGTTGAAAATAGTGATAGAAAGTCTAAGTATAAAGAACACTAGCATGCGTAATGCCAGTGTTCTTTATACTTAGCGGCAGCGCCTGACCCTTTTTTAATGCCGCGCTCACAATTAACGAACGACTTCTACCTTATGTCAGCATGCGGCCCAGCAATGTACCTGGACCTGCACCTGTGCTTGCGCCTGGCCAAACAGCTGCGCCTGTATGGTACAACCCTTCGATCGGCGTCGTGCCATCAGAGTAGCCCAGAACCGGGCGGAAAATCGCGTTTTGTGACAGGTGATGACTGCCGCAGACCTGATCACCACCCACTAGGTTTGGATTGTCGGCCTCCAGATCACGCGGGGACACACAGCGCATGCCAAGAATCTGGTCGCGCAGGCCAGGCGCGTGACGTTCGACGATATCCAGCACACGCTCGGCAAAGGGAGCCAGTGCTGTGTCCCAATCGGTTGCGTTGATCTTTCCGGCGCCGTCGCCTTTAATCTCGCCGGGTACCATCCGCACTTGCAGCCAAAGCGTGTGTTTGCCTGCAGGGGCGCGACTTGGGTCAATCGCTGTGGGCTGACCCACGACGATCATCGGTTCTGTCGGCAAAAGCCCAGCCAATGGTTGTTGATAGGCCAGCGCCATGGCATCGAGCGTTGGGGCGATGGTGACATAGGCATAATCACGCAGCTCCGACCCGGCGCGCCAGTCGGGCAGATCGGACATAGCCAGGTGGATCATCACCGTGCCGGGCGCGTGCCTAAAGGTGTCAAGTCCGGAATCGTAGTCGGCGTTGCCGGTAGTGCCAGTCAGACGTGCCAGCGCCTTTGGCGCAACATTGGCGATGATGGCCTTGTTTGCACTAATCTGCTTCCCATCAGCGGTTTCGACAGCCTGGGCCTTGCCATTCTCATGAAAGATGCGCGTCACTTCAGTGTCACACTCCACCGACCCGCCTTGCGCCTCGATCTCGGCAACCATGGCGCGGATGATGGTATCTGCCCCGCCCTTACCCAGCGACAAACCGCCGGCCTGATCGCCGAACGCTTCGAGATAGGGAAAGATCGCGCCGCTTGCAACGTCGGGCGCATAATCTACATGCATGCCCCAAGGTGCCAGTGCGGCGCGGATCTTTTCGCTCTCAAACGTACGGCCCAGCCAGTCGCGCGGCGAGGACAGCATAAAGCGGATCAAATCGAACGTGCCGTCCAAGCCTTGCTGGCGCAGCGCTTTGAACCCAAGGCCGCTCAGCGCAGTCCATTTCATCGGACTGGACATCAAGCCG encodes:
- a CDS encoding NAD(P)/FAD-dependent oxidoreductase, which gives rise to MSNDDQDAIIIGSGHNSLVCALYLLRAGWSVRVLERAPTPGGAVKTQELTEPGFRHDWAAMNISNFKNSAFYADFGAALERQGAEFVTAKNCFASVYDDGTWFGVGTDTAANVSRIAEFSERDAKTWQSLTDSFASRAPIIGGLMSSPMKWTALSGLGFKALRQQGLDGTFDLIRFMLSSPRDWLGRTFESEKIRAALAPWGMHVDYAPDVASGAIFPYLEAFGDQAGGLSLGKGGADTIIRAMVAEIEAQGGSVECDTEVTRIFHENGKAQAVETADGKQISANKAIIANVAPKALARLTGTTGNADYDSGLDTFRHAPGTVMIHLAMSDLPDWRAGSELRDYAYVTIAPTLDAMALAYQQPLAGLLPTEPMIVVGQPTAIDPSRAPAGKHTLWLQVRMVPGEIKGDGAGKINATDWDTALAPFAERVLDIVERHAPGLRDQILGMRCVSPRDLEADNPNLVGGDQVCGSHHLSQNAIFRPVLGYSDGTTPIEGLYHTGAAVWPGASTGAGPGTLLGRMLT